The Deinococcus depolymerans genome has a segment encoding these proteins:
- a CDS encoding cyclin-dependent kinase inhibitor 3 family protein → MTSAVNPIRVDWIPTGLWPGRLGLTFAPGKKGGSVYQPGVTHDRSVTDDMRTLAQQGTNVIAPLIEDFEFDLLGMDGYHDAASAHSIEIAPYPIPDRHAPHDPRDFAAYIDELMTHLLDGRSVVVHCRGGLGRAGLTAACLLVQGGLGAHDAIALVRQTRSPHAIETRGQEQFIHDFAQ, encoded by the coding sequence ATGACCAGCGCCGTCAACCCCATCCGCGTGGACTGGATTCCCACCGGCCTGTGGCCGGGCCGCCTGGGCCTGACCTTCGCGCCCGGCAAGAAGGGTGGCAGCGTGTACCAGCCGGGCGTCACGCACGACCGCAGCGTCACGGACGACATGCGGACCCTCGCGCAGCAGGGCACGAACGTCATCGCGCCCCTCATCGAGGACTTCGAATTCGACCTGCTGGGCATGGACGGCTACCACGACGCCGCCTCCGCGCACAGCATCGAGATCGCCCCGTACCCCATCCCCGACCGGCACGCCCCACACGACCCGCGTGACTTCGCCGCGTACATCGACGAACTCATGACCCACCTGCTCGACGGCCGCAGCGTCGTCGTCCACTGCCGGGGCGGGCTGGGCCGCGCGGGCCTGACCGCCGCGTGCCTGCTCGTGCAGGGCGGCCTGGGCGCCCACGACGCCATCGCCCTGGTCCGCCAAACCCGCAGCCCGCACGCCATCGAGACGCGAGGGCAGGAGCAGTTCATCCACGACTTCGCCCAGTGA
- a CDS encoding antibiotic biosynthesis monooxygenase, which translates to MISVANRIHVKAEYHDIFEQRFRDRAGLVDGMPGFIANHVLRPTRDGDPFVVLTFWESRESFEAWTTSDAFRQGHARSGTLPKDAFSGPNVLEIHEVVTR; encoded by the coding sequence ATGATCAGCGTCGCCAACCGCATCCACGTGAAGGCCGAGTACCACGACATCTTCGAGCAGCGGTTCCGTGACCGCGCCGGACTGGTGGACGGCATGCCCGGCTTCATCGCCAACCACGTCCTGCGCCCCACCCGGGACGGCGACCCGTTCGTGGTGCTGACCTTCTGGGAGTCCCGCGAGTCCTTCGAGGCCTGGACGACCAGCGACGCCTTCCGGCAGGGGCACGCCCGCAGCGGCACCCTCCCGAAAGACGCGTTCAGCGGCCCGAACGTCCTGGAAATCCACGAGGTCGTCACCCGCTGA